In Pseudofrankia saprophytica, one genomic interval encodes:
- a CDS encoding nitroreductase family deazaflavin-dependent oxidoreductase: MTEPTYTQHDLTLLKDNHVRAYRETGGEVGYLWNGVPILLLTATGRRTGEPRTSALIFGRDGDDYLVVASTGGAPKHPSWYLNLRARPAAEIQVRAEHIPVIARTASDSEKPRLWKFMADLWPNYDAYQTRTDRAIPVVVLAPAGNRP; encoded by the coding sequence ATGACCGAACCGACCTACACTCAGCACGATCTGACCCTGCTCAAGGACAACCATGTCCGCGCCTACCGGGAGACCGGAGGCGAGGTCGGGTACCTGTGGAACGGCGTCCCGATCCTGCTGCTGACCGCGACAGGGCGCCGCACGGGCGAGCCTCGGACCTCGGCGCTGATCTTCGGTCGTGACGGCGACGACTACCTTGTCGTGGCCTCGACCGGTGGGGCTCCGAAGCATCCGTCGTGGTACCTGAACCTCCGGGCACGTCCAGCGGCCGAGATCCAGGTCAGGGCCGAGCACATCCCGGTCATCGCCCGAACGGCATCCGACAGCGAGAAGCCACGTCTCTGGAAGTTCATGGCCGACCTCTGGCCGAACTACGACGCATACCAGACGCGCACCGACCGAGCCATCCCCGTCGTCGTACTCGCGCCAGCTGGGAACCGGCCATGA
- a CDS encoding GntR family transcriptional regulator, which translates to MVSHPIKLEKASSQVVDYLLEEIFEGRLRSGQRIDIINVSKILEISRSPVREAVVMLERDGIVSSRPHRGVFVEPFDADSILDDFEVMGLLSGVAVARLATRPDPEVIAELRRLVRELEAAGSPDRMRELVQEILRAEHRAGGSRRLLAQLRAFAGYLSWVFRVHSGQPPGTSALAHGRVVEAIAAGEPEQASHHRVEDFRAAGKAVVQDLARRGVLAEGSPRDGAGVSPAGAGSPPRV; encoded by the coding sequence GTGGTTTCGCATCCCATCAAGCTAGAGAAGGCCAGTAGCCAGGTCGTCGACTATCTCCTGGAGGAGATCTTCGAGGGACGGCTGCGGTCGGGCCAGCGCATCGACATCATCAACGTGAGCAAGATCCTCGAGATCAGCCGGAGTCCTGTCCGCGAAGCGGTCGTCATGTTGGAACGTGACGGGATCGTGTCCAGCCGGCCGCATCGGGGAGTTTTCGTCGAGCCATTCGACGCCGACTCGATCCTGGACGACTTCGAGGTGATGGGTCTGTTGAGCGGCGTGGCGGTCGCCCGGCTGGCGACCAGGCCGGACCCGGAGGTCATCGCCGAGCTTCGCCGGCTGGTGCGCGAACTCGAGGCGGCCGGATCGCCGGACCGGATGCGTGAGCTCGTCCAGGAGATCCTGCGGGCGGAACACCGCGCCGGCGGTTCCCGGCGTCTGCTGGCGCAGCTGCGCGCCTTCGCCGGGTATCTGTCCTGGGTGTTCCGGGTGCACAGCGGCCAGCCGCCGGGCACCAGCGCCCTCGCGCACGGCCGGGTCGTGGAAGCGATCGCTGCCGGTGAGCCGGAGCAGGCGTCCCACCACCGGGTCGAGGACTTCCGAGCCGCGGGAAAGGCAGTCGTCCAGGACCTCGCCCGCCGCGGCGTCCTGGCTGAAGGCTCCCCACGAGACGGCGCCGGGGTCAGTCCCGCCGGAGCAGGATCACCCCCGCGGGTGTGA
- a CDS encoding sugar phosphate isomerase/epimerase family protein, which produces MAVELALTPDSRWDIDTDGLVRAARDAGFSALGIPAGRVNTEAAASFASAGLHCHELLALVIAEDETATVFSAQRLAEAAAVIGARWVNAVFRVGLTDETAKVIERCAAILAEAGAGMAVEFSPLGPVTSIRTGLEVVAAAGTDRAGLLIDTWHFFLGDSTWEDLAHVPLEQIAYIQFDDAPVPESDNLMRETMHRRVMPGDGVFELDRFASTLLDRGFDGVVSVEVLNRELRALPVPEFARRAYASSARYWS; this is translated from the coding sequence ATGGCCGTCGAACTTGCGCTGACTCCGGACAGCCGGTGGGACATCGACACGGACGGGCTGGTGCGGGCGGCCCGCGACGCGGGATTCTCGGCGCTTGGTATCCCCGCCGGCCGGGTGAACACCGAGGCCGCCGCGTCCTTCGCGTCCGCGGGGTTGCACTGCCATGAACTGCTGGCACTCGTCATCGCCGAGGACGAGACGGCGACGGTGTTCTCGGCGCAGCGGCTGGCCGAGGCGGCCGCCGTCATCGGCGCGCGCTGGGTCAACGCCGTTTTCCGGGTCGGCCTCACAGACGAGACCGCCAAGGTCATCGAACGATGCGCCGCGATCCTCGCCGAGGCGGGGGCAGGCATGGCCGTCGAGTTCAGCCCGCTCGGTCCGGTGACGTCGATCAGGACCGGCCTGGAGGTCGTGGCGGCCGCGGGAACCGACCGGGCGGGCCTGCTGATCGACACCTGGCACTTCTTCCTCGGCGACAGCACCTGGGAGGACCTGGCCCACGTCCCGTTGGAGCAGATCGCTTACATCCAGTTCGATGACGCGCCAGTGCCGGAGTCGGACAACCTGATGCGCGAGACGATGCACCGCCGGGTGATGCCAGGCGATGGGGTCTTCGAACTCGACCGGTTCGCGTCCACGCTGCTGGACCGAGGCTTCGACGGCGTGGTGAGCGTCGAGGTGCTCAACCGGGAGCTGCGCGCCCTGCCGGTACCCGAGTTCGCTCGCCGGGCCTACGCGTCGTCTGCTCGGTACTGGTCCTGA
- a CDS encoding TIGR03621 family F420-dependent LLM class oxidoreductase, translated as MGVRPIRFGTGPGRVSDRAALLEAGRTIEKLGYATFAMADHFMLPFAPLLALQAVADATSTVRLTQTVLNQDFRHPAVLAKELATLDVLSGGRLEVGIGAGWMRAEYAEAGLRFDDAPTRIDRLEEVVVILKGLFADGPFTFSRRHFGITDLEGTPTPTQRPRPPIMIGGGGRRLLSVAGRQADIVQIMPRISGGSPSPESRPFAAETYEEKVGWVRAAAGDRFDELELGAQLLNVTITDDPAGGFDAFFERFTRQLRSREGAVPSKEELRASPMVAVGPLDEVCAKLRDTRDRFGISYFSAPLGATPESLAPVVERLSGR; from the coding sequence ATGGGCGTGAGACCGATCCGGTTCGGGACGGGACCCGGGCGGGTTTCCGACCGCGCGGCGCTCCTCGAGGCCGGGCGGACCATCGAGAAGCTCGGCTACGCGACCTTCGCCATGGCCGACCACTTCATGCTGCCGTTCGCCCCGCTGCTCGCGCTGCAGGCGGTCGCCGACGCGACGAGCACGGTGCGGCTCACCCAGACCGTGCTCAACCAGGACTTCCGCCATCCCGCGGTGCTCGCCAAGGAACTCGCCACCCTCGACGTGCTGTCGGGCGGCAGGCTCGAGGTGGGCATCGGCGCCGGGTGGATGCGGGCCGAGTACGCCGAGGCCGGCCTCCGCTTCGACGACGCGCCGACCCGCATCGACCGTCTCGAGGAGGTGGTCGTCATCCTCAAGGGCCTGTTCGCCGACGGCCCCTTCACCTTCTCCAGACGTCACTTCGGGATCACCGACCTGGAGGGAACGCCGACACCGACGCAGCGCCCCCGCCCGCCGATCATGATCGGCGGCGGCGGTCGCCGGCTGCTGTCGGTCGCCGGCCGCCAGGCCGACATCGTCCAGATCATGCCGCGCATCTCGGGCGGGTCGCCCTCGCCCGAGTCCCGCCCCTTCGCCGCCGAGACGTACGAGGAGAAGGTCGGGTGGGTCCGCGCGGCCGCCGGCGATCGTTTCGACGAGCTCGAGCTCGGCGCCCAGCTGCTGAACGTCACGATCACCGACGACCCGGCCGGCGGGTTCGACGCGTTCTTCGAACGCTTCACCCGGCAGCTGAGGTCGCGGGAGGGCGCCGTCCCCTCGAAAGAGGAGCTTCGCGCGTCGCCGATGGTCGCCGTCGGCCCGCTCGACGAGGTCTGCGCGAAGCTCCGCGACACCCGGGACCGCTTCGGGATCAGCTACTTCTCCGCGCCGCTCGGGGCGACCCCCGAGTCCCTGGCCCCCGTCGTCGAGCGGCTGTCGGGACGGTAA
- a CDS encoding IS5 family transposase, whose product MGRSRRYPSDMSDEEWAYVAPLLPPVPKDGRPESHDRRDIVDAILYVAHNGIVWRALPADFPPWKTVYGFFDRWKRKGVVIRVHDGLRDQLRQAEGRRPRPTAGVIDSQSVKGAQTVTHPSRGYDAGKKVNGRKRFIVVDTLGLLLGVLVLPASRQDRDGARQLLLDHYFTTPTCRHLFADGGFAGKFVTWATDILKTTVEVVRKKDGQKGFTALPKRWVVERTLAWLTAHRRLARDYERDPASSVAFIRWAMIRTMARRLVRGKPVERWTAREQPNTAS is encoded by the coding sequence ATGGGACGATCTCGCCGCTATCCCTCGGATATGTCGGATGAGGAGTGGGCGTACGTGGCGCCGCTGTTGCCGCCGGTTCCGAAGGACGGCCGGCCCGAGAGCCATGACCGGCGCGACATCGTGGACGCGATCCTGTACGTGGCCCACAACGGGATCGTGTGGCGGGCGCTGCCGGCGGACTTCCCACCCTGGAAGACGGTCTACGGCTTCTTCGACCGGTGGAAACGCAAGGGCGTCGTCATCCGGGTCCACGACGGGCTGCGCGACCAGTTGCGCCAGGCCGAGGGCCGCCGGCCGCGGCCGACCGCCGGGGTGATCGACTCCCAGTCCGTGAAGGGCGCCCAGACCGTCACCCACCCCAGCCGTGGCTACGACGCGGGCAAGAAGGTCAACGGCCGCAAGCGGTTCATCGTCGTCGACACGTTGGGCCTGCTGCTGGGGGTACTCGTGCTGCCCGCCAGCCGCCAGGACCGCGACGGCGCTCGCCAACTCCTGCTCGACCACTACTTCACCACCCCGACGTGTCGGCACCTGTTCGCCGACGGCGGCTTCGCCGGCAAGTTCGTCACCTGGGCCACCGACATTCTCAAGACCACCGTCGAGGTCGTCCGCAAGAAAGACGGACAGAAAGGCTTCACCGCCCTCCCGAAACGATGGGTCGTCGAGCGCACCCTGGCCTGGCTCACCGCGCACCGCCGCCTCGCCCGCGACTACGAACGAGACCCGGCAAGCTCGGTCGCCTTCATCCGCTGGGCCATGATCCGCACCATGGCCCGCCGCCTCGTCCGCGGCAAGCCCGTCGAACGCTGGACGGCCCGCGAGCAACCGAACACGGCGAGCTGA
- a CDS encoding SDR family NAD(P)-dependent oxidoreductase — MRGLAGKVALVAGGGSGIGAATAIRLAEEGAFVVVGDIDAGNAERVAAAIRQDGGKAAPIPFDIADEASVDELVTRSVEIFGGLDAVHVNAADLSSGTLGRDTDAEAVPLEVFDRTIAVNLRGHVLVTRRVLAELRARSGGAIVYTASAAAFTGGSGRVSYATAKSGLLALSRHVAHRWGKEGIRANVVSPGYVLTEGVLARANAISRQVLDLCAAPRLGQPKDIAAAVAYLLSDDAEWVTGQVLSVDGGTTMR; from the coding sequence ATGAGAGGCCTCGCCGGCAAGGTCGCGCTCGTCGCCGGCGGCGGGTCGGGTATCGGCGCCGCGACCGCCATACGCCTCGCCGAGGAGGGCGCCTTCGTCGTCGTCGGCGACATCGACGCCGGCAACGCCGAGCGCGTGGCGGCCGCCATCCGCCAGGACGGTGGCAAGGCCGCCCCGATCCCGTTCGACATCGCCGACGAGGCCTCCGTCGACGAACTCGTGACCCGGAGCGTCGAGATCTTTGGAGGTCTCGACGCCGTGCATGTCAATGCGGCGGATCTCTCCTCCGGCACGCTCGGCCGTGACACGGACGCCGAAGCCGTCCCCCTGGAGGTCTTCGACCGGACCATCGCCGTCAACCTGCGGGGCCACGTTCTGGTCACTCGGCGCGTCCTCGCCGAGCTGCGCGCCAGGAGCGGTGGCGCCATCGTCTATACCGCGTCGGCGGCGGCGTTCACCGGCGGGTCGGGCCGCGTCTCCTACGCCACAGCCAAAAGCGGGCTGCTGGCATTGTCCCGCCATGTCGCTCACCGATGGGGTAAGGAGGGCATCCGCGCCAACGTGGTGTCGCCGGGCTACGTCCTGACCGAGGGCGTGCTCGCCCGAGCGAACGCCATCTCGCGGCAGGTCCTGGACCTCTGCGCGGCGCCACGGCTCGGCCAGCCAAAGGACATCGCGGCGGCCGTCGCCTACCTGCTCTCCGACGACGCCGAATGGGTCACCGGCCAGGTACTCAGCGTCGACGGAGGCACAACCATGCGATAG
- a CDS encoding alpha/beta fold hydrolase: protein MARAKVNGLTIGFDIIGDGRRSWALAPGGRYSRETPGLAQLAEQLARHDGRVLIWDRPNCGESDVCFEGSNESNLHADTLAALLEHLDMAPAVLAAGSAGARVSLLAESRHPATAKALALWWPSGGAFELFVLGNVYCTPSMRECWRTGMAGVAALPDWAEQITKNPENRQRILDQDPAVFLETMDRWLRAFIPRDDEVIPGLPDDQLATIAPPAMVFNSGVSDGNHPRWVSERIAKLLPNARLVDPPWGDREWHERQAERDKGIFVRWPLLAPQLTAWADDVLGTTA, encoded by the coding sequence ATGGCACGAGCCAAGGTGAACGGGTTGACCATCGGCTTTGACATCATCGGCGACGGGCGGCGCTCCTGGGCGCTGGCCCCGGGCGGCCGGTACTCCCGGGAAACCCCCGGGCTGGCGCAGTTGGCCGAACAACTGGCCAGGCATGACGGCCGAGTGCTGATCTGGGACCGCCCGAACTGCGGCGAGTCGGACGTCTGCTTCGAGGGCTCCAATGAATCGAACCTGCACGCCGACACCCTGGCCGCGCTGCTCGAGCACCTGGACATGGCTCCGGCCGTCCTCGCCGCCGGGTCGGCCGGAGCCCGGGTCTCCCTCCTGGCCGAGAGCCGCCATCCCGCGACCGCGAAGGCACTCGCGCTCTGGTGGCCCAGCGGAGGCGCGTTCGAGTTGTTCGTCCTTGGCAACGTCTACTGCACACCGTCCATGCGCGAATGCTGGCGGACCGGCATGGCCGGGGTCGCGGCGCTGCCGGACTGGGCCGAACAGATCACGAAGAACCCCGAGAACCGGCAGCGGATCCTCGACCAGGACCCGGCCGTGTTCCTGGAGACCATGGACCGGTGGCTGCGCGCCTTCATCCCGCGGGACGACGAGGTCATTCCCGGCCTGCCCGACGACCAGCTGGCCACCATCGCGCCACCGGCGATGGTCTTCAACAGCGGCGTGAGCGACGGCAACCATCCGCGCTGGGTGTCGGAACGCATCGCGAAACTGCTGCCGAACGCGCGCCTGGTCGACCCGCCGTGGGGTGACCGCGAGTGGCACGAACGCCAGGCCGAGCGTGACAAGGGAATCTTCGTGCGCTGGCCGCTCCTGGCCCCACAGCTCACGGCCTGGGCGGACGACGTCCTGGGCACCACCGCCTGA
- the larA gene encoding nickel-dependent lactate racemase, giving the protein MTALRRPLVGRPLPDLVAPGTTVVIVFPDITRPMPNRVVLPPLLAELERLGAGPHEVTLLCSTGTHRPATAEELAALVGPDILARYAVHQHVATDGDHVEVGTVDGTPVLLDRRYVAADVRIVTGFVEPHFFAGFSGGPKAVCPGVAALETILAAHSPARILHPRSTWTELDANPVHRFIARAAALLPPDLSVDVAINSAREVTAAFVGTLPGAHREACAFVRRTAVHTLPAACDIVISSNAGLPLDRNLYQTVKGMAAAERVVRPGGDIVILASCVDGYPDEGAFARIIRSATSAAALTDPDVAASQDTWQTQVFGRVLSTATVHLYTEGLSADQVRAAHLRPVEDPSATVAELLGRRGTDATVCLLPEGPLTVATVAGAIESHP; this is encoded by the coding sequence GTGACGGCGCTGCGCCGGCCGCTGGTCGGTCGGCCACTGCCCGATCTGGTGGCACCGGGCACGACGGTCGTGATCGTGTTCCCGGACATCACCCGACCCATGCCCAACCGGGTCGTGCTGCCCCCGCTGCTGGCCGAGCTGGAGCGGCTGGGCGCGGGGCCGCACGAGGTCACCCTGCTGTGCTCCACCGGAACACACCGGCCGGCCACGGCCGAGGAACTTGCGGCGCTGGTCGGCCCCGACATCCTGGCCCGCTATGCGGTGCACCAGCACGTCGCCACGGACGGCGACCACGTCGAGGTGGGGACGGTCGACGGGACGCCGGTGCTGCTCGACCGCCGCTACGTCGCGGCCGACGTGCGCATCGTCACCGGCTTCGTCGAGCCCCACTTCTTCGCCGGTTTCAGCGGCGGGCCCAAGGCGGTCTGCCCCGGCGTCGCCGCCCTCGAGACGATCCTCGCGGCCCACAGCCCCGCGCGCATCCTTCATCCGCGTTCCACCTGGACCGAGCTGGACGCGAACCCCGTGCACCGCTTCATCGCGCGGGCGGCGGCGCTCCTGCCGCCGGACCTCTCGGTCGACGTGGCGATCAACAGCGCCCGTGAGGTCACGGCGGCGTTCGTGGGCACACTTCCGGGCGCGCATCGCGAGGCGTGCGCGTTCGTGCGGCGGACCGCGGTGCACACCCTGCCGGCGGCCTGCGACATCGTGATCAGCAGCAACGCCGGCCTGCCCCTGGACCGCAACCTGTACCAGACGGTCAAGGGCATGGCGGCCGCCGAACGGGTGGTCCGGCCTGGCGGTGACATCGTGATACTGGCCAGCTGCGTGGACGGGTATCCCGACGAGGGGGCCTTCGCGCGGATCATCAGGTCGGCGACATCCGCCGCGGCGCTCACCGACCCGGACGTCGCCGCCTCCCAGGACACGTGGCAGACACAGGTGTTCGGCCGGGTGCTCTCGACGGCGACGGTCCACCTGTACACCGAGGGCTTGTCGGCCGACCAGGTGCGGGCCGCGCACCTGCGGCCCGTCGAGGACCCGTCCGCCACCGTCGCCGAACTGCTCGGCCGAAGGGGCACGGACGCCACCGTCTGCCTTCTTCCCGAAGGACCTCTCACCGTGGCGACAGTCGCGGGCGCGATCGAGAGCCATCCGTGA
- a CDS encoding helix-turn-helix domain-containing protein — protein MAAFAQRLRDLRPPEMTFDLMAKVALCSKPTLAAAAAGRKMPTWSVTCAYLTACGVSEDEREVWQQEHAIVAREHQAWTRREAGGGEGAVEASRLPGPEDVRTAEDFARALDGLRQSRGLSFRDMERRARMLNLPRALPFQTAHDALKNGRPSEHTLRTILAVCRVPGGDRAAWLDAWRRVVAQADHDRAVARAMHVLGRPSDPAEHNKAIEMLTTAMAAYPPDDPRHRSLADHLATLLTTLYPRPEGNSAPPRRTYDYLRDQENEEP, from the coding sequence GTGGCCGCGTTCGCGCAGCGTCTGCGGGACCTGCGGCCACCGGAGATGACCTTTGACCTGATGGCGAAGGTCGCGCTCTGCTCGAAGCCGACGTTGGCGGCCGCCGCAGCGGGACGGAAGATGCCGACCTGGTCGGTCACCTGCGCCTACCTGACGGCCTGCGGTGTGTCCGAGGACGAGCGGGAAGTCTGGCAGCAGGAACATGCGATCGTCGCCCGCGAGCACCAGGCCTGGACCCGGCGCGAGGCTGGCGGCGGGGAAGGCGCCGTCGAGGCCTCCAGGCTGCCGGGCCCGGAGGACGTGCGGACAGCCGAGGACTTTGCCAGGGCGCTCGACGGGCTTCGGCAGAGTAGGGGCCTGTCGTTCCGGGATATGGAGCGGCGGGCGCGCATGCTGAATCTGCCGCGGGCGCTCCCCTTTCAGACAGCGCATGACGCGTTGAAGAACGGCAGGCCGTCCGAACACACGTTGCGGACCATCCTCGCAGTCTGTCGTGTGCCCGGCGGCGACCGAGCGGCGTGGCTTGATGCCTGGCGACGTGTTGTCGCGCAGGCCGACCATGACCGTGCGGTCGCCCGCGCCATGCACGTCCTGGGGCGTCCCTCCGATCCGGCGGAGCACAACAAGGCCATCGAGATGCTGACCACGGCGATGGCCGCCTACCCACCGGATGACCCCCGCCACCGCAGCCTCGCCGACCATCTCGCGACCCTGCTCACGACGCTTTATCCGCGCCCCGAAGGCAACAGTGCCCCGCCGCGCCGTACATACGACTACCTGAGGGATCAGGAGAACGAGGAACCGTAG
- a CDS encoding transposase, with translation MLTRSSRWSPAGLRKRRLCLGRPRLPRARPRRTNGSYRVGIGQAQRRQGRTWIAPAHPHGSGLGCQRLPVERTIGWIRRFRRLRTRWERRADIHQAFLTLACSIICLRKLKGSF, from the coding sequence ATGTTGACGAGGTCGTCGCGATGGTCACCTGCCGGTCTGCGGAAGCGTCGGCTGTGCCTCGGGCGACCCCGACTGCCTCGGGCCCGCCCGAGGAGGACTAACGGGAGCTACCGGGTCGGCATAGGGCAGGCTCAGCGCCGGCAGGGGAGAACCTGGATTGCTCCCGCGCACCCCCACGGCTCCGGCCTCGGCTGCCAACGCTTGCCCGTCGAGCGGACCATCGGCTGGATACGCCGGTTCCGCCGGCTCCGCACCCGCTGGGAACGCCGCGCGGACATCCACCAGGCATTCCTGACCCTCGCCTGCTCGATCATCTGCCTACGAAAACTCAAAGGATCATTCTGA
- a CDS encoding thiolase C-terminal domain-containing protein: MTRMLTMENVERSLPLLDEESRPFWEAGRDGLLSFVCCDGCGALLHPPQPVCRYCRSTDLGRREVPGSGVVAGVTVNHQPWDPRMPPPYAVATVVLDADPRVRLTTNLVDVDADELRVGMRVVPRFEHRGDVWIPLYVPSGEPDADLPADEIAPEDHRLRVRPMARSDRFEDRVAITGIGTSPIGRRLMRPPLSLTVEAVTAAVADAGLDLDDIDGLSTYPGTPATGGIGEGGVSALEDALGLRPTWYNGGGETFGPAGSVIAAMLAVAAGLARHVVCFRTVWQATFAARQRAAGPGGASPYGMGKHEGRVPGYSGPYGVGSAAITLALRASHHFARYGTTRAALGQIAVTQRANAALNPSAVYRDPLTMDDYLSARTISTPFGLYDCDVPADGCVAVVVSAIEAARDLPRPPVLVEAVGTQMTERIAWDQATVTHEPHTLGPAAHLWTRTSMGPDDVDVALLYDGFTFNCLSWIEALGFCKIGEAGDFLAEGRNIAREGGAIALNPHGGQLSAGRTHGMGFVHEAVVQLRGDGGERQVPGARVAVATSGGLTPAGVILLRRD, from the coding sequence ATGACTCGAATGCTGACCATGGAGAACGTCGAGCGTTCCTTACCGCTGCTCGACGAGGAAAGCCGACCGTTCTGGGAGGCCGGCCGCGACGGTCTGCTCTCCTTCGTGTGCTGCGATGGCTGTGGCGCACTGCTGCATCCGCCGCAGCCCGTCTGCCGTTACTGCCGATCCACTGATCTGGGGCGTAGGGAGGTCCCGGGGAGTGGTGTCGTCGCCGGGGTCACGGTGAACCACCAGCCGTGGGACCCCCGGATGCCACCGCCCTACGCGGTCGCGACCGTCGTTCTCGACGCGGATCCCCGGGTCCGGCTGACGACCAACCTCGTCGACGTCGACGCCGACGAGCTCAGGGTCGGCATGCGCGTCGTTCCCAGGTTCGAGCACCGTGGCGATGTCTGGATTCCGCTCTACGTTCCCAGCGGTGAGCCCGACGCCGACCTGCCAGCGGACGAGATCGCCCCCGAGGACCACCGGCTGCGCGTTCGGCCGATGGCGCGCTCGGACCGGTTCGAGGATCGGGTGGCCATCACCGGCATCGGCACCTCGCCGATCGGCCGACGGCTGATGCGACCGCCCCTGTCGCTCACGGTGGAGGCGGTGACGGCCGCGGTGGCCGACGCCGGGCTGGACCTGGACGACATCGACGGCCTGTCCACCTACCCGGGAACGCCGGCGACCGGCGGGATAGGCGAGGGTGGAGTCAGCGCGCTCGAGGACGCCCTCGGCCTACGGCCGACCTGGTACAACGGCGGCGGCGAGACGTTCGGCCCCGCCGGGTCGGTGATCGCCGCGATGCTCGCCGTGGCGGCCGGCCTGGCGCGTCACGTCGTCTGTTTCCGCACCGTCTGGCAGGCCACCTTCGCCGCCCGGCAACGGGCCGCGGGCCCGGGCGGCGCCAGCCCCTACGGGATGGGGAAACACGAGGGCCGGGTCCCCGGGTACAGCGGGCCCTACGGGGTGGGGTCGGCGGCGATCACGCTGGCACTGCGCGCGTCGCATCACTTCGCCCGGTACGGCACCACCCGTGCCGCCCTCGGCCAGATCGCCGTCACGCAGCGGGCGAACGCCGCGCTGAACCCCTCGGCGGTCTACCGGGATCCGCTCACGATGGACGACTACCTGTCGGCCCGCACCATCAGCACCCCGTTCGGGCTCTACGACTGTGACGTGCCCGCCGACGGGTGTGTGGCGGTCGTCGTGTCCGCGATCGAGGCCGCCCGCGACCTGCCGCGGCCTCCGGTGCTGGTGGAGGCGGTGGGCACGCAGATGACCGAACGGATCGCCTGGGACCAGGCGACGGTCACTCACGAGCCGCATACCCTCGGCCCGGCTGCCCATCTCTGGACGCGTACGTCGATGGGCCCCGACGATGTGGACGTCGCGTTGCTCTACGACGGGTTCACCTTCAACTGCCTGTCGTGGATCGAGGCTCTGGGGTTCTGCAAGATCGGCGAGGCGGGGGACTTCCTGGCCGAGGGGCGCAACATCGCCCGGGAAGGCGGCGCGATCGCGCTCAACCCGCACGGTGGTCAGCTGTCGGCCGGACGCACCCACGGCATGGGGTTCGTCCATGAGGCGGTCGTGCAGCTGCGGGGCGACGGGGGAGAACGCCAGGTGCCGGGGGCGCGGGTCGCCGTCGCCACCAGCGGGGGACTCACACCCGCGGGGGTGATCCTGCTCCGGCGGGACTGA
- a CDS encoding enoyl-CoA hydratase — MQLDHVQFEVDDHVGIITLNRPEAANAQSQKVLMELDQAWQAADESSEVKVIVLRSSGKHFSAGHDMSGKQTSTIDREIPLPDALYDWETRHYFHYAKRWREVPKPSIAAVQGKCIAAGLMLCWPCDLIVAADNAEFSDPVLYMGICGVEYHAHAWEFGARKAKELLFTGGSITAEEARQIGMVNKVVPTDDLLPATLELARRIAAQDSFALRMAKRAINRTLDIQGFASALEACFDMHHFGHTRANVVTGGTPSLAALTAMKERSTAR, encoded by the coding sequence ATGCAGCTCGATCATGTCCAGTTCGAGGTCGACGACCATGTCGGGATCATCACGCTGAACCGGCCAGAGGCCGCCAACGCCCAGAGCCAGAAGGTCCTGATGGAGCTGGACCAGGCGTGGCAGGCGGCGGACGAGTCGTCCGAGGTGAAGGTCATCGTGCTGCGGTCGAGCGGTAAGCACTTCTCGGCCGGTCACGACATGAGCGGCAAGCAGACGTCCACGATCGACCGCGAGATCCCGCTGCCCGACGCGCTGTACGACTGGGAGACCCGCCACTACTTCCACTACGCCAAGCGCTGGCGGGAGGTCCCCAAGCCGTCGATCGCCGCGGTACAGGGCAAGTGCATCGCCGCCGGGCTGATGCTGTGCTGGCCGTGCGACCTGATCGTCGCCGCGGACAACGCCGAGTTCTCCGACCCGGTGCTCTACATGGGCATCTGCGGCGTCGAGTACCACGCTCATGCCTGGGAGTTCGGCGCCCGCAAGGCCAAGGAACTGCTGTTCACGGGTGGGTCAATCACCGCTGAGGAGGCGCGCCAGATTGGCATGGTCAACAAGGTGGTGCCCACCGACGACCTCCTTCCCGCCACCCTTGAGCTCGCCCGCCGTATCGCCGCGCAGGACAGCTTCGCGCTACGGATGGCCAAGCGGGCGATCAATCGCACCCTCGACATCCAGGGCTTCGCGAGCGCGCTTGAGGCCTGCTTCGACATGCACCACTTCGGCCACACACGAGCCAACGTCGTCACCGGCGGTACTCCCTCATTGGCAGCCCTCACCGCGATGAAGGAGCGAAGCACCGCCCGGTGA